In Brucella melitensis bv. 1 str. 16M, a genomic segment contains:
- a CDS encoding kinesin: MADKVFVTALNDPAVAVNEYEVGKEMASKSKAQKLDLEVEKALEQALDIDFGDDIYIDMDLGAFDEGFSIDDLEEQISRAAEELVAEQQAKAAEPVGNEPVVKAASVITTASVIATPAAPPVPPVVKAASSAPAIAANTEHKPANVVAEPVSAQETAAKPAAAVATATPVATPVRAPANDDSRSDKAIAAAPRRITEHSSKLYWTTTAISVAWAAGGVAISKAINPEVFSSLQATKDFFTAPAGLGVVAGVALPIAMFWGFAQLVKRAQEMQNAARSMTDAALKLLQPEAVAGDRVSTLGQAVRREVAAMNEGIERTLARAVELETLVQSEVNQLERAYSDNEVRIRSLVSDLGNEREAVVSHAERVRSSISGAHEQLREELSSASNIIRDNVLSASQQLSALLGDSGERLISNINESGGAIADAIEKRTGDIGNRITTSGEAFANLLDTRIATLDEQSRTISGKLTQALDERTTGIANVLGSATQTMVSEFDTRLANLENTLSDRGRSLLAEFEARAHALDNSTEKLNAALETRSRQINENLIARTREIAETFSGGRNSLGAMVDDIKVKIGDDLTSISESVGNVLIDKAAAFEGKLAESRDLLAATLEGETERVSSVIRGHADTLAARTGDIQNAIDASASALNEVTDKHAAILTERTSALQQAMSSNVSLLDASFADHARSLEERTASLHNVIAGNQAMLAQLMDERAAAMRENFNENREVLARTFDERIGSLQSLIAENQSALERILDERARNMAESLGAGRDAFETALGEHVRTVEERTSGLQAVLNNHNDALAHVLDGHEQTIETRAAEIRSTLTDSTASLSQTLQDHGEILEQRTTSLQNAIANSSAAISSAFEGQTGIIEERTETMEKALSIGVDNVRRALEQSAGVVAGKLREKIGEAASTLAAEAAKAGEALDGFGESFSARLIDNLSGTEARLGERADAIAGRLGDIESRLTDELGTIEARIADTAAKTSETLASHSESFSASVADNLAGTETRLVERADAIATRLGDIGSRITMELGSVEARIAQVTDTTAVTLEERTRELNAVLAARSQEITKILNDTAEPLVQRLADSGRGLAQQLEEATHAATDRLRSENAALVNALASRTAETIAAVQQAKVGLSDNVSELIDRLAASNGELGKLIDAATRNLADIDGRLVDSTTSFVENTNRAAQMFQASTGLIDSNLGTLRTLSDNTLSQIADIADRFDEHGKVLSSASDMINSAQNGLVSTLEERHQALDKLASGLVEKSEGVEKLMQSFEALVASAFQRAEGQTRVSAEKMRESVSDIVEQAAQKFSAATDEIRRTASEIRAELDTTRGELKRGVLDMPAEAKETTTAMRKAVSEQINALKELAEIVNKSGRLVDVGEGRADRPVSRPAASRPAPVQAPVRAPIAPLAQTDVAVRSRPVEAPNQKPAPAASAEKPRGWVSDLLARASREEEEAAQPKVQPAATPRSPSHVVESLNSLSVDIARAIDHEASVELWDRYRRGERNVFTRRLYTLKGQQTFDDIKRKYQTDGEFRRAVDRYMNDFQRLLEDVARNDRDNMVTQTYLTSDTGKVYTMLAHASGRLR; encoded by the coding sequence ATGGCGGATAAAGTTTTTGTAACGGCTCTCAATGATCCGGCCGTCGCGGTAAATGAGTACGAGGTAGGCAAAGAGATGGCTTCAAAATCCAAGGCACAGAAGCTCGACCTTGAGGTTGAAAAGGCGCTGGAACAGGCACTGGATATCGATTTCGGAGACGATATTTATATCGATATGGACTTGGGTGCGTTTGACGAAGGCTTCTCGATTGACGATCTGGAAGAGCAGATTTCCCGTGCCGCGGAAGAACTCGTCGCCGAACAGCAGGCGAAAGCCGCCGAGCCTGTTGGAAACGAGCCGGTCGTCAAGGCCGCTTCGGTCATCACAACGGCTTCCGTGATTGCAACGCCTGCTGCGCCTCCGGTGCCGCCTGTCGTCAAGGCGGCCTCCTCTGCTCCCGCTATAGCCGCCAATACCGAGCACAAACCTGCCAATGTAGTTGCCGAACCCGTTTCAGCACAGGAGACCGCGGCCAAGCCTGCCGCTGCGGTCGCCACTGCAACGCCGGTCGCCACGCCTGTTCGTGCACCAGCAAATGACGATTCGCGCAGCGACAAGGCCATCGCCGCCGCGCCGCGCCGCATCACCGAGCATTCCTCTAAGCTTTACTGGACCACGACCGCAATCAGCGTGGCGTGGGCGGCTGGCGGCGTTGCTATCAGCAAGGCGATCAATCCGGAAGTCTTCTCCAGCCTGCAAGCCACCAAAGATTTCTTCACCGCACCCGCCGGACTTGGTGTGGTTGCCGGTGTGGCGCTGCCGATCGCGATGTTCTGGGGCTTCGCACAACTCGTCAAGCGTGCTCAGGAAATGCAGAACGCTGCGCGCAGCATGACCGATGCCGCGCTCAAACTGCTTCAGCCGGAAGCTGTCGCGGGTGATCGCGTCTCCACGCTGGGCCAGGCCGTGCGCCGCGAAGTTGCAGCCATGAACGAAGGCATCGAACGCACACTTGCGCGCGCGGTGGAGCTGGAAACGCTCGTCCAATCCGAGGTCAACCAGCTTGAGCGCGCCTATAGCGACAATGAGGTGCGTATCCGCTCGCTCGTTAGCGATCTTGGCAATGAGCGTGAAGCAGTTGTCAGCCATGCCGAGCGTGTTCGTTCGTCCATCTCTGGTGCGCATGAACAGCTTAGGGAAGAATTATCAAGTGCATCCAATATCATACGCGACAATGTTCTGTCCGCGTCTCAGCAGCTCAGCGCGCTCTTGGGCGATTCTGGCGAGCGCCTCATCAGCAATATCAACGAAAGCGGCGGCGCTATTGCCGATGCAATCGAGAAGCGCACCGGCGATATTGGAAATCGCATCACCACCTCCGGCGAAGCTTTTGCCAATCTGCTCGATACCCGCATCGCAACGCTTGACGAACAGTCGCGCACGATCTCCGGGAAGTTGACGCAGGCTCTGGACGAGCGCACCACCGGCATTGCAAATGTGCTTGGCAGCGCGACCCAGACCATGGTGAGCGAGTTCGACACGCGCCTTGCCAATCTGGAAAACACCCTTTCCGACCGTGGCCGCTCGTTGCTGGCAGAGTTTGAGGCGCGCGCCCATGCGCTTGACAACAGCACCGAAAAGCTGAATGCGGCGCTGGAAACCCGTTCGCGCCAGATCAACGAAAACCTCATTGCCCGCACCCGTGAAATCGCCGAAACCTTCTCGGGCGGCCGCAATTCGCTGGGCGCGATGGTGGACGACATCAAGGTGAAGATCGGCGACGATCTGACCTCGATCAGCGAAAGCGTCGGCAATGTTCTGATCGATAAGGCAGCAGCCTTCGAGGGCAAGCTGGCCGAAAGCCGCGATCTTCTGGCGGCAACGCTGGAAGGCGAAACAGAGCGCGTTTCCTCGGTCATTCGCGGCCATGCGGATACGCTTGCCGCGCGCACCGGCGATATCCAGAACGCTATCGATGCAAGCGCCTCAGCGCTCAATGAAGTCACAGACAAGCACGCGGCAATCTTGACCGAGCGCACCAGTGCGCTGCAGCAGGCCATGTCCAGCAATGTTTCCCTGCTGGATGCGAGCTTCGCAGACCATGCCCGTTCACTTGAAGAGCGCACTGCGTCCCTGCACAATGTCATTGCAGGAAATCAGGCAATGCTGGCTCAGCTCATGGATGAGCGTGCGGCTGCAATGCGCGAGAATTTCAACGAAAATCGTGAAGTGCTGGCCCGCACCTTCGATGAACGTATTGGCAGCCTTCAGTCGCTTATCGCGGAAAACCAGAGCGCCCTTGAGCGTATTCTGGATGAGCGCGCGCGCAATATGGCGGAATCCCTCGGCGCTGGCCGCGATGCCTTTGAAACGGCACTGGGCGAGCATGTCCGCACGGTCGAGGAACGCACAAGCGGCTTGCAAGCCGTTCTGAACAACCACAATGATGCGCTGGCGCATGTTCTGGATGGACATGAGCAGACCATTGAAACGCGGGCCGCTGAAATCCGCTCCACCCTGACGGACAGCACGGCTTCGCTCAGCCAGACCTTGCAGGATCATGGCGAGATTCTGGAGCAGCGCACCACGAGCCTGCAAAACGCCATCGCCAACAGCAGCGCCGCCATCAGCAGCGCCTTTGAGGGCCAGACCGGCATTATCGAAGAACGTACCGAGACCATGGAAAAGGCTCTTTCCATCGGCGTGGACAATGTGCGCCGCGCACTGGAACAAAGTGCAGGCGTGGTCGCCGGAAAGCTGCGTGAAAAGATCGGTGAAGCTGCCAGCACACTTGCCGCTGAGGCCGCCAAAGCCGGCGAAGCCCTCGACGGCTTTGGCGAAAGCTTCAGTGCTCGGCTCATCGATAATCTTTCCGGCACCGAAGCCCGCCTCGGCGAACGCGCGGATGCTATTGCCGGACGCCTTGGCGACATTGAAAGCCGCCTTACCGACGAGCTTGGGACCATTGAGGCACGCATTGCCGATACGGCCGCCAAAACAAGCGAAACGCTTGCCAGCCACAGCGAATCCTTCTCGGCCAGCGTTGCCGACAATCTCGCTGGCACAGAAACACGTCTTGTCGAGCGTGCGGATGCGATCGCAACCCGTCTTGGCGATATCGGCTCGCGCATCACGATGGAGCTCGGCTCCGTCGAGGCTCGCATTGCGCAGGTGACGGATACGACGGCGGTTACGCTGGAAGAACGCACCCGTGAGCTCAATGCCGTCCTCGCCGCTCGCTCGCAGGAAATCACCAAAATCCTCAACGATACGGCCGAACCGCTGGTTCAGCGCCTTGCCGATAGTGGCCGTGGCCTTGCCCAGCAGCTTGAAGAAGCAACCCATGCAGCAACTGATCGCCTGCGTTCGGAAAATGCGGCGCTCGTCAATGCGCTGGCAAGCCGCACGGCGGAAACCATCGCTGCGGTCCAGCAGGCAAAGGTCGGGCTTTCCGACAATGTCAGCGAACTCATTGACCGCCTCGCCGCTTCCAATGGTGAGCTTGGCAAGCTGATTGATGCCGCCACGCGCAACCTTGCCGATATCGATGGGCGTCTGGTGGACTCTACGACGAGCTTTGTGGAAAACACGAACCGCGCGGCGCAGATGTTCCAGGCTTCAACTGGCCTCATCGACAGCAATCTCGGTACGCTTCGTACGCTATCCGACAATACCTTGTCGCAAATCGCCGATATTGCCGACCGCTTCGATGAACATGGCAAGGTTCTGTCTTCGGCATCCGATATGATCAATTCCGCACAGAACGGCCTCGTCAGCACACTTGAGGAGCGTCATCAGGCGCTCGACAAGCTGGCTTCCGGTCTGGTGGAAAAATCGGAAGGCGTCGAAAAGCTCATGCAATCCTTCGAGGCTCTGGTTGCCTCGGCCTTCCAGCGCGCCGAAGGCCAGACCCGCGTTTCGGCGGAAAAGATGCGCGAGAGCGTTTCGGATATCGTCGAACAGGCCGCACAGAAGTTCTCGGCAGCGACCGACGAAATTCGCCGCACGGCAAGCGAAATCCGCGCCGAACTCGATACAACGCGCGGCGAACTGAAGCGTGGCGTTCTCGACATGCCTGCCGAAGCGAAGGAAACGACGACCGCCATGCGCAAGGCCGTGAGCGAGCAGATCAACGCGCTCAAGGAACTTGCTGAAATTGTCAACAAGTCGGGCCGTCTGGTTGATGTGGGTGAAGGCCGTGCCGACCGCCCTGTGTCGCGCCCCGCAGCATCTCGCCCTGCTCCGGTTCAAGCTCCTGTTCGGGCACCGATCGCGCCTCTGGCACAGACAGATGTTGCAGTCCGGTCGCGTCCGGTGGAAGCGCCGAACCAAAAGCCTGCTCCAGCGGCATCTGCGGAAAAGCCGCGCGGTTGGGTTTCCGATCTTCTTGCCCGCGCCTCACGTGAGGAAGAAGAAGCCGCGCAGCCCAAGGTGCAGCCGGCCGCAACGCCGCGTTCTCCGAGCCATGTGGTTGAATCGCTCAACTCGCTTTCCGTCGATATCGCCCGTGCTATCGACCACGAAGCTTCGGTTGAGCTTTGGGACCGTTATCGCCGCGGTGAGCGCAATGTTTTCACCCGCCGTCTCTATACGCTGAAAGGTCAGCAGACCTTTGACGATATCAAGCGCAAGTATCAGACCGATGGT